In Camarhynchus parvulus chromosome 28, STF_HiC, whole genome shotgun sequence, the following proteins share a genomic window:
- the IL12RB1 gene encoding LOW QUALITY PROTEIN: interleukin-12 receptor subunit beta-1 (The sequence of the model RefSeq protein was modified relative to this genomic sequence to represent the inferred CDS: substituted 1 base at 1 genomic stop codon), with protein MLRWLLAALAALAQGTLAAHDVSCWKKCNTSKPFHCSWPPLGPAGSTSYILTLCFEKQGRCRRFEAGTATSYIPPQSQVYIFDNTTAWVEARWRDQVRRTPNRTLHLNEAVKLDLPTGMSFSKSGGQLRARVPQPQCDSLKQPPQHEARFWRVGDSSWTQVTCETVMLTAEENSVTCPLGVNGTFVVQLRHKPPHWSSYWSDWSSNIFPPAAILRRPVLSHQLGKLGRDGQRVLRLSWQPVLMEQKDVTYKLDISMVGCGCAESDEEGSVELGGEVTEHSLTLSGAEYQILLTASNAAGQGPAGQLRVPAEQRAGTAPPEMLSSPGSPQGVGVFFQLPRISPVSSQIVVSHXITRLSSPDLSFKEISVAGSTVTAHWEAPVPGEAFCFEQQTLPEPPEQGVCTEQEFPANSTHVQKGALGARGCRRLAVHGWDTERGWATFALWHRYTGNDSLDVPFNISTRDSEAVLRWEPSPRAACPGALTKYLVCHVAEGDNVTYSEVEATASNYTLQNLQPGTGYRVGVWEVTEDSERTCSAWWPFQTRALGPQGAPWRGNLNYLGIWLGVPAAAAIYHLSKRRARRLLFPPLPKPVGTKATQFSASQGQPRTGLLEPSERFSPAELLLTEPNPSEETTDTGSQSEVPLPNVSQPDPAMEKPETALMSPPGCGEELPFAYRRQEMLSPVGSPPSGSTSCTGHRPGQEEQEEEEEEEGRQGLHQPLIPIALLISDKPIIIRC; from the exons ATGCTGCGCTGGCTGctggcggcgctggcggcgctGGCGCAGG GCACCCTGGCAGCACACGACGTCTCCTGCTGGAAGAAATGCAACACCTCCAAGCCTTTCCACTGCTCCTGGCCGCCCCTCGGCCCCGCCGGCAGCACCTCCTACATCCTGACCCTCTG CTTCGAGAAGCAGGGCCGGTGCAGGCGGTTTGAGGCGGGCACGGCCACCAGCTACATCCCCCCGCAAAGCCAAGTGTACATCTTTGATAACACCACGGCCTGGGTGGAGGCACGATGGAGGGACCAGGTCCGCAGGACCCCCAACCGCACCCTGCACCTCAACGAGGCTG TCAAACTGGATCTACCCACTGGGATGTCCTTCTCCAAGAGCGGTGGCCAGCTGAGGGCGCGGGTGCCACAGCCGCAGTGTGACAGCCTGAAGCAGCCACCGCAGCACGAGGCTCGCTTCTGGAGGGTGGGAGacagcagctggacacag GTGACATGTGAGACAGTGATGCTGACAGCTGAAGAAAACTCAG TGACCTGTCCCCTGGGGGTCAACGGCACCTTCGTGGTCCAGCTCCGGCACAAGCCTCCCCACTGGAGCAGCTACTGGAGTGACTGGAGCAGCAACATCT TTCCTCCTGCAGCAATCCTGAGGAGGCCGGTGCTGAGCCATCaactgggcaaactgggcaGAGACGGGCAGCGggtgctgaggctgagctggcag ccaGTCCTCATGGAGCAAAAGGACGTCACCTACAAGCTGGACATCAGCATGGTGGGGTGTGGCTGTGCAGAGTCGGATGAGGAGGGCTCGGTGGAGCTGGGCGGGGAGGTGACAGAGCACAGCCTCACCCTGTCCGGGGCGGAGTACCAAATCCTGCTGACCGCCAGCAATGCCGCGGGGCAGGGCCCGGCGGGGCAGCTCCGGGTGCCGGCAGAGCAGCGCGCAGGTACCGCCCCTCCAGAGATGCTCAGCTCCCCCGGCAGCCCTCAGGGcgtaggggttttttttcagctacCCCGAATATCCCCCGTTTCATCCCAGATTGTTGTATCGCACTAAATAACGCGGCTCTCATCACCAGATCTCAGCTTCAAGGAGATCAGCGTGGCCGGCAGCACCGTGACTGCGCACTGGGAAGCGCCGGTGCCCGGCGAGGCTTTCTGCTTCGAGCAGCAGACGCTGCCAGAGCCCCCGGAACAGGGAGTCTGCACCGAGCAGGAATTCCCTGCCAACAGCACCCACGTGCAGAAAG GAGCGCTGGGAGCACGGGGCTGTCGCCGCCTCGCCGTGCACGGCTGGGACACGGAGCGGGGCTGGGCCACCTTCGCCTTGTGGCACCGCTACACCGGCAACG ATTCACTGGACGTGCCCTTCAACATCAGCACCAGGGATAGCGAGGCCGTGCTCCGCTGGGAGCCGTCCCCACGGGCCGCCTGCCCCGGTGCCCTGACCAAGTACCTCGTCTGCCACGTGGCCGAGGGGGACAATGTGACCT ACAGTGAAGTGGAGGCCACGGCATCAAACTACACCCTCCAAAacctccagcctggcacaggttacagggtgggggtttgggaggtGACAGAGGACAGCGAGAGGACCTGCAGTGCTTGGTGGCCCTTCCAGACCAGGGCGCTGG GTCCCCAGGGAGCACCGTGGAGAGGCAACCTGAACTACCTGGGCATCTGGCTTGGTGTCCCGGCTGCAGCTGCCATCTACCACCTGAGCAAGAGGAG ggctcgCCGTCTCCTCTTCCCACCCCTTCCCAAGCCTGTGGGCACCAAAGCCACGCAGTTCTCGGCCAGCCAG GGCCAGCCCCGGACAGGCCTCCTGGAGCCCTCGGAGAGGTTCAGCCCAGCCGAGCTGCTGCTGACGGAGCCGAATCCCAGCGAGGAGACGACTGACACGGGCAGCCAGAGCGAGGTGCCGCTCCCCAACGTGTCGCAGCCCGACCCCGCCATGGAAAAGCCGGAGACAGCGCTGATGTCCCCGCCGGgctgtggggaggagctgccctTCGCCTACCgcaggcaggagatgctgagcCCGGTGGGATCTCCCCCCTCcggcagcaccagctgcaccGGGCACCGACCtggacaggaggagcaggaggaggaggaggaggaggagggaaggcaaGGGCTGCATCAGCCGCTGATCCCCATTGCCCTGCTCATCTCCGACAAGCCCATCATCATCAGGTGTTGA